The following proteins are co-located in the Fructilactobacillus carniphilus genome:
- a CDS encoding TetR/AcrR family transcriptional regulator, whose amino-acid sequence MKLNRQQKREQTRQRIILGLFELMLEKNYADITVKAICKQANVSRMTFYRNFHTKEEVIKGQFEMVYDHFIQRLATQKYLAFYDVATTFFTLIKENKLMMEALVQNNLTNLLLESLSTYIKTLVDQQILITREQSSQFLVAMISGGLTEVIVVWTKNDMQQSVEELVIFASKYMHLK is encoded by the coding sequence GTGAAATTAAATCGGCAACAGAAACGGGAACAGACGCGTCAGCGCATTATCTTAGGCCTATTTGAGTTAATGTTGGAAAAGAATTACGCAGACATCACCGTGAAGGCGATTTGCAAGCAGGCGAACGTATCGCGAATGACCTTTTATCGGAACTTCCACACCAAGGAAGAAGTGATTAAGGGTCAATTTGAGATGGTTTATGATCATTTCATCCAACGACTGGCTACCCAGAAGTATTTAGCCTTTTACGACGTTGCGACAACTTTTTTCACGTTAATTAAGGAAAATAAGTTGATGATGGAAGCATTGGTACAAAATAATTTAACCAATCTGCTGTTGGAATCCCTCTCGACTTACATTAAAACCCTGGTGGATCAGCAAATTTTGATTACTCGAGAGCAATCTTCCCAGTTTTTGGTAGCCATGATTTCCGGGGGATTAACCGAAGTGATTGTGGTCTGGACTAAGAATGATATGCAACAATCGGTTGAAGAACTCGTGATTTTTGCGTCCAAGTACATGCACTTAAAATAA
- a CDS encoding NAD(P)H-dependent oxidoreductase: protein MQTLVIVAHPEYEDSSTQAFLNRAQADLDTVTWHRLTDNNEPLAVASEQQRLLQADRIIFQFPMYWYSAPALLKQWEDDVLTRAFTFASERGKLVDKQLGIVTSLGYPEQEFQAGGTEGFSISEVLTPYRALAHHAGMQFLKPLVINQFAYLTDAEQAQLLIEYQQYLTASQPLHFQQRVKWMIKQLQKWQVSQPQAQQQRIQLIIDQLQEQQEHLDDLKEQIKLIRQAEEG from the coding sequence TTGCAAACATTAGTCATTGTAGCTCATCCTGAGTACGAAGATTCGAGCACCCAGGCTTTTTTAAACCGGGCTCAAGCAGATTTAGATACGGTCACTTGGCACAGACTAACGGATAATAATGAACCATTAGCCGTTGCGTCAGAACAACAACGGCTGTTGCAGGCCGACCGCATTATTTTTCAGTTCCCCATGTATTGGTACAGCGCCCCGGCGCTTTTAAAACAATGGGAGGATGACGTGTTAACCCGGGCGTTTACCTTTGCCAGCGAACGAGGAAAATTAGTCGACAAACAGTTGGGCATCGTTACGTCACTGGGTTATCCCGAACAAGAGTTTCAAGCAGGTGGGACGGAAGGCTTTAGCATCTCGGAAGTTTTAACTCCGTACCGGGCGTTGGCGCACCACGCTGGCATGCAGTTTCTAAAACCGCTGGTGATTAATCAATTTGCGTACCTAACGGACGCGGAGCAAGCGCAGTTACTAATTGAATATCAACAATATTTAACTGCTTCCCAACCGTTGCATTTTCAGCAACGGGTAAAATGGATGATTAAGCAGTTACAAAAGTGGCAAGTTAGTCAACCGCAAGCCCAGCAGCAACGAATTCAGCTCATTATTGACCAACTGCAAGAGCAGCAAGAACATTTGGACGATTTGAAGGAGCAAATTAAATTAATTCGCCAAGCAGAGGAGGGATAG
- the accA gene encoding carboxyltransferase subunit alpha codes for MAKTTAFDRVLQARSEDKISIKDLIAGLTDNFLELHGDRAYGDDSAVYGGIGQMNGRPVTMVGIRKADDQKNAAEVHFGSAEPDGYRKALRLMKQAEKFNRPVVTLVNTPGAYPDVEAEYHGQGYMISQLIIQGMQLKVPYISIIVGEGGSGGALALAVGDTVWAFEESIYSVLSPEGYATILWKDASRVREAAEVMKLTPDDLLQQGIIDRIIPEVRTDSQIKQLKSELFGKIEEISALPQTEMLQKRFERYRNF; via the coding sequence ATGGCTAAAACAACGGCCTTTGATCGGGTGCTGCAAGCTCGTTCAGAGGATAAAATCAGCATTAAGGACTTAATTGCAGGTCTGACCGATAACTTTTTGGAACTACACGGTGATCGGGCTTATGGTGATGATTCAGCCGTTTACGGCGGAATTGGTCAGATGAACGGTCGTCCCGTGACAATGGTCGGAATTCGCAAGGCCGATGACCAAAAGAATGCCGCGGAAGTTCACTTTGGATCTGCGGAACCGGATGGATATCGCAAAGCCTTACGACTGATGAAGCAAGCGGAAAAATTTAACCGGCCCGTGGTTACACTAGTGAATACTCCAGGGGCTTATCCTGACGTGGAAGCTGAGTATCACGGTCAGGGTTACATGATTTCCCAGTTGATTATTCAAGGAATGCAACTGAAGGTACCCTACATCTCCATTATCGTGGGAGAAGGAGGTAGTGGTGGTGCACTCGCATTAGCAGTGGGAGACACCGTTTGGGCCTTTGAAGAAAGCATCTATTCTGTGTTGTCACCAGAGGGTTACGCCACGATTTTATGGAAAGACGCCAGCCGGGTACGTGAAGCAGCTGAAGTGATGAAATTAACTCCAGATGATTTGCTCCAACAGGGAATTATTGATCGAATTATTCCAGAAGTCCGGACGGATTCCCAAATCAAGCAGTTAAAAAGTGAATTGTTTGGTAAAATAGAAGAGATAAGTGCGCTGCCACAAACTGAGATGTTACAAAAACGGTTTGAACGGTATCGCAACTTTTAA
- a CDS encoding biotin--[acetyl-CoA-carboxylase] ligase: MINLEQSYLLAQTGLDMQHLHLFAEVDSTMTVAERLRLPGIHLIAADRMTAGRGQRGHSFTAPATGVYVTIVIPVRPVFLQQPGLLTMGVAAATHQVLETVLRVTTSLKWINDLYLHNHKVGGILVELKSDAQNQPESFMIGIGLNLAPHHSLATVNATALSTTMAAKNQLIAALYKQVVNFSVHPNLQRVRDCYNQHLLWRGQLVQVQLGNQLKRGLLQGLDQQLRLELVDQNGQLHHLTPEEATHLRPVQQ; this comes from the coding sequence ATGATTAATTTAGAGCAAAGTTATTTGTTAGCTCAAACCGGGTTAGATATGCAACATCTGCATCTGTTTGCCGAAGTGGATTCAACTATGACGGTGGCGGAACGGCTTAGATTACCCGGAATTCATTTGATTGCAGCAGACCGGATGACAGCCGGTCGCGGACAACGAGGTCATTCATTTACGGCGCCGGCCACGGGGGTTTATGTGACAATTGTCATTCCCGTCCGGCCCGTTTTTTTGCAACAACCAGGATTATTGACAATGGGCGTGGCTGCTGCCACCCATCAAGTGCTAGAAACCGTACTTCGGGTGACAACTTCGTTAAAATGGATTAATGATCTTTATTTACACAATCACAAGGTTGGGGGGATTTTGGTTGAGCTGAAAAGTGATGCCCAGAATCAACCAGAAAGCTTTATGATTGGAATTGGTTTGAATTTAGCCCCCCACCACTCATTAGCTACCGTAAACGCCACTGCCCTTAGTACGACGATGGCGGCCAAAAACCAGTTGATTGCTGCTCTGTACAAGCAGGTGGTGAATTTTAGTGTCCATCCTAACTTGCAACGCGTTCGTGATTGTTACAATCAACATTTGTTGTGGCGGGGGCAACTAGTTCAAGTCCAGCTAGGTAATCAGCTAAAACGGGGATTACTTCAAGGGTTAGATCAGCAACTGCGGTTAGAGTTGGTTGATCAAAATGGTCAGTTACACCATCTTACTCCAGAGGAGGCAACCCACCTTCGTCCGGTTCAGCAATAA
- a CDS encoding ribonuclease H family protein produces MTKTKKYYAVKKGRKPGIYQTWAEAKAQVEGFSGAQYQSFPTQTAAQQFLTQPTSRPTKQPANPTQSGSHGRPEIVVFTDGGSRNHGNVAGGHVKATDPAAWAYLIDWQGRQHSDSDGEWGVTNNKMEITALVKALQWLRANQLQQRNVGVVSDSKYVLDAIQKGWLAGWKRRGWRRATGELKNQELWHELDGLLAEFPHLQLAWTKGHATNQGNMYVDERLNQTMDQMERKR; encoded by the coding sequence ATGACGAAGACAAAAAAGTATTATGCCGTCAAAAAGGGACGAAAACCAGGGATTTACCAGACCTGGGCGGAAGCCAAGGCACAAGTCGAGGGCTTTTCAGGAGCTCAGTACCAAAGTTTTCCAACGCAAACGGCTGCGCAGCAATTTTTGACGCAACCGACATCTCGACCAACCAAGCAACCAGCTAATCCTACTCAATCAGGTTCACACGGTCGCCCAGAAATCGTGGTTTTTACGGATGGGGGATCCCGGAACCACGGCAACGTTGCCGGCGGTCACGTCAAAGCAACTGATCCCGCCGCGTGGGCCTATCTAATTGATTGGCAGGGTCGTCAACACAGTGATTCGGATGGTGAATGGGGCGTTACTAACAATAAGATGGAAATCACGGCGTTAGTAAAAGCGTTACAATGGTTACGAGCGAACCAACTGCAACAGCGCAACGTGGGCGTGGTGTCTGACTCTAAGTACGTTTTAGATGCGATTCAAAAGGGCTGGTTGGCTGGTTGGAAACGACGGGGTTGGCGCCGGGCAACCGGGGAACTGAAGAACCAGGAACTGTGGCACGAGCTTGACGGCTTACTGGCCGAGTTTCCCCACCTGCAATTGGCCTGGACCAAGGGACACGCGACGAATCAGGGGAACATGTACGTTGACGAACGCTTAAACCAAACGATGGATCAAATGGAAAGGAAGCGCTAG
- the thiD gene encoding bifunctional hydroxymethylpyrimidine kinase/phosphomethylpyrimidine kinase: MLNDYPQVVTIAGSDSDGSAGMQADLLTFFAKQVYGATIITACVAGNSFGIHAGVNMDADFISQEFKDLADDFHIRAAKTGMLADADIINTVADNYEKYDFGPLVVDPVIITKHGDMLLEQAAYETLVQRLIPLAEVLTPNFFEAVKLSGLDPELPDFQEKAAHKLQEMGARNVMVKGRHDQTTQETVTDYVLLENGQSFKMTEPYYETTHKNGTGDTLSAAITAELGLGKSVETAIRSAKEYVDACIKDGINVGHQFGPINHWAAN; this comes from the coding sequence ATGCTCAATGATTATCCCCAAGTTGTCACCATTGCCGGGAGCGATAGTGATGGTAGTGCCGGCATGCAAGCCGACCTTTTAACCTTTTTTGCTAAACAAGTTTACGGAGCAACCATCATCACTGCCTGTGTGGCGGGAAACTCCTTTGGAATTCACGCAGGAGTTAACATGGACGCCGATTTCATTAGTCAGGAATTTAAGGATCTCGCCGACGACTTCCACATTCGAGCCGCTAAAACCGGGATGCTAGCCGATGCTGACATCATTAATACCGTGGCTGACAACTACGAAAAATATGATTTCGGTCCCCTCGTGGTTGATCCCGTTATCATTACAAAACATGGAGATATGTTACTCGAACAAGCAGCATACGAGACGCTCGTTCAACGATTAATTCCCCTGGCTGAGGTTTTAACCCCGAACTTCTTTGAAGCCGTTAAACTTAGTGGTTTGGATCCCGAACTGCCTGATTTTCAAGAAAAGGCAGCCCACAAGCTCCAGGAAATGGGGGCCCGCAACGTCATGGTTAAAGGTCGGCACGACCAAACAACCCAGGAAACGGTGACCGACTACGTTTTATTGGAAAATGGTCAGTCCTTCAAAATGACAGAACCATACTATGAAACCACTCATAAGAACGGAACTGGTGATACCCTATCCGCTGCAATTACGGCAGAGTTAGGATTAGGCAAGTCCGTTGAAACTGCAATTCGGAGTGCCAAGGAATACGTTGATGCCTGCATCAAAGACGGGATTAACGTCGGGCACCAGTTTGGTCCAATCAACCATTGGGCCGCTAACTAA
- a CDS encoding sugar O-acetyltransferase, which yields MTTERAKMTAGESFNQFDHELIKRRILVRKMLQKINNTPDNEERNAMIKGLFAETGEEFFMETDLQFDYGFNVHIGNNFFGNYHLTLLDSCPIRFGKNCYIGPNCSLYTNIHPLNARDRINDVELGAPITIGDNAWFGGGVTILPGVTLGNNVVVGAGSVVTKSFGDDVVIAGNPARIIKQIDNSNLQEK from the coding sequence ATGACAACGGAACGAGCCAAAATGACCGCTGGGGAATCGTTTAACCAGTTTGATCACGAATTAATTAAGCGCCGGATTTTAGTGCGCAAGATGTTACAAAAGATTAATAATACCCCGGATAACGAAGAACGGAACGCCATGATTAAAGGTCTATTTGCAGAGACCGGGGAAGAATTCTTCATGGAAACGGACTTGCAATTCGATTACGGATTTAACGTGCACATCGGGAATAATTTCTTTGGAAACTATCACCTGACCCTGCTTGATTCGTGCCCAATTCGGTTTGGGAAAAACTGTTACATTGGACCTAATTGTAGTTTGTACACTAACATCCATCCCTTAAATGCCAGAGACCGGATTAACGACGTGGAACTGGGAGCTCCCATTACGATTGGCGATAACGCGTGGTTTGGTGGTGGTGTAACCATTTTACCTGGAGTCACATTGGGCAATAACGTGGTCGTTGGAGCTGGGTCGGTTGTCACCAAGTCCTTTGGAGATGACGTGGTAATCGCTGGTAATCCAGCCCGGATCATTAAGCAGATTGATAACAGCAATTTGCAGGAAAAATAA
- a CDS encoding acetyl-CoA carboxylase carboxyltransferase subunit beta has translation MDQNNAKQPSPAELQKRMDQIPDVWTKCPICGTMIYKKRFDRFKECPNCYYGFRLGAQERVALLCDDFTPVNQELQAPEQFQDPKYLAKLAQARKVTGLNEGVLTGTGTIAGHRAAIGVMDWRFIMGSLGSTTGELLARLFEFATEQQLPVIIFTASGGARMQEGIHSLMQMAKVSEAVAEHSRAGLVYISYLCDPTTGGVTASFAMEGDLLLSEPHALIGFAGRRVIERTIQQVPPKDFQRAETLLEHGFLDAIVPRREMLNTLGQILAIHEGGGWNG, from the coding sequence ATGGACCAAAATAACGCGAAACAACCGAGTCCTGCTGAGTTACAAAAACGAATGGATCAGATTCCAGACGTGTGGACGAAGTGTCCGATTTGCGGCACCATGATTTATAAAAAGCGGTTTGACCGGTTTAAAGAGTGTCCCAATTGTTACTACGGTTTTCGATTAGGTGCTCAGGAACGGGTTGCTTTGTTGTGTGACGATTTTACTCCAGTAAATCAGGAACTTCAGGCTCCCGAACAATTTCAAGATCCGAAATACCTAGCCAAGTTGGCCCAAGCACGTAAGGTCACTGGTTTAAACGAAGGAGTTTTAACTGGAACTGGAACCATTGCCGGTCATCGAGCGGCCATTGGGGTCATGGACTGGCGTTTTATCATGGGTAGTCTCGGGAGTACGACCGGTGAATTACTGGCGCGCTTATTTGAGTTTGCAACGGAGCAGCAACTACCAGTTATTATTTTTACCGCTTCTGGTGGGGCTCGAATGCAGGAAGGAATTCATTCCCTGATGCAGATGGCCAAGGTATCAGAAGCAGTTGCCGAACATAGTCGAGCTGGTTTGGTTTACATTAGCTATTTATGTGATCCGACGACAGGGGGAGTAACCGCTAGCTTTGCAATGGAGGGCGATTTATTGCTTTCTGAACCGCACGCTTTGATTGGATTTGCCGGGCGCCGGGTGATTGAACGCACGATTCAACAGGTGCCTCCGAAGGACTTTCAACGGGCTGAAACGTTGTTAGAACACGGCTTTTTAGATGCCATTGTTCCGCGACGTGAGATGTTAAACACTCTTGGTCAGATTCTAGCAATTCACGAAGGCGGTGGTTGGAATGGCTAA
- a CDS encoding cold-shock protein, whose product MKQGTVKWFNADKGYGFITTEDGDVFVHFSAINKDGFKTLDEGEKVTLDVEDGDRGPQAANVTPVED is encoded by the coding sequence ATGAAGCAAGGTACTGTTAAATGGTTTAACGCTGACAAGGGTTACGGTTTTATTACAACTGAAGATGGTGACGTATTCGTTCACTTCTCAGCTATCAACAAAGATGGTTTCAAAACCCTTGATGAAGGCGAAAAGGTTACTTTAGACGTTGAAGATGGCGACCGTGGCCCACAAGCTGCTAACGTTACTCCCGTTGAAGACTAA
- the fabI gene encoding enoyl-ACP reductase FabI: MAANLLEGKKIVIMGVANKKSIAWGCARAVTELGGQVILTYQNDRMKKSLDRFVDPDTPMFECDVADDNNVEKTFTDIHAQFGNIDGVLHAIAYADKETLQNGVINTKEAGFNLAQDVSAYSLISVTRYASKILNNPGSIVTMTYMGSTYAIPNYNIMGIAKASLEAEVRYLATELGEAGVRVNAVSAGAVRTLAVTGVKGHGDLLKESESLTTDGKSVSKLEIGNAVAFLLSDLATGITGDVIYVDKGVHLFNT; the protein is encoded by the coding sequence ATGGCTGCTAATTTATTAGAAGGTAAAAAAATTGTCATCATGGGAGTGGCAAACAAGAAAAGTATTGCCTGGGGCTGTGCCCGTGCTGTTACAGAATTAGGTGGGCAAGTAATCTTAACCTACCAAAATGACCGGATGAAAAAGAGTTTAGACCGGTTTGTCGATCCAGATACGCCGATGTTTGAATGTGACGTGGCTGACGACAACAACGTTGAAAAAACGTTTACAGACATTCATGCTCAATTTGGTAACATTGATGGAGTGTTACACGCCATCGCATACGCAGATAAAGAAACTTTACAAAACGGAGTGATTAACACGAAGGAAGCTGGGTTTAACCTTGCTCAAGACGTAAGTGCTTACTCCTTAATCTCTGTGACGCGTTATGCTAGCAAAATTTTGAACAACCCAGGGAGCATCGTTACGATGACTTACATGGGTTCTACTTACGCGATTCCAAACTACAACATCATGGGAATTGCCAAGGCCTCCTTGGAAGCCGAAGTTCGTTACCTGGCGACGGAACTTGGTGAAGCTGGAGTGCGGGTTAACGCCGTTTCCGCTGGAGCTGTGCGGACGTTGGCTGTGACGGGGGTTAAAGGACACGGAGACCTCTTGAAGGAATCAGAATCCCTCACAACCGACGGTAAGAGTGTTTCAAAGTTAGAAATTGGGAACGCCGTGGCCTTCTTGTTAAGTGACTTAGCAACGGGAATTACGGGGGACGTTATTTATGTTGATAAAGGAGTCCACCTGTTTAATACTTAG